A window of the Chloroflexus sp. Y-396-1 genome harbors these coding sequences:
- a CDS encoding glycosyltransferase has product MSVSNSLRVVWQSRWGLPIGYSVSSEELALQLDQMGVDLFHRPTPWHMPANITHPRLREISARPVPDGIPQISYDQADLFYLDHRGYRIGYTMLEVNGLPGDWVAACNRMDEIWTPSHWGVETFADAGVIRPLYAMPLGYDPTHFHPHVPAYQIGNRFTFLSVFEWGERKAPELLLRAYVSAFSKHDDVLLILRINNFDTSISVSSQIANLKLPEDGPVIAILYNQYLSRSQLASLYRSADCFVLASRGEGWGLPILEAMACGVAVIATNWSAQTEFLHSGVGYPLRVRAMIPAKAKCPYYVGWSWAEPDLDHLIYLMRYVYEHPDEARAIGAAAAAEVAQRWTWNHAAQRIRQRLAEIAG; this is encoded by the coding sequence ATGTCTGTGAGCAATAGTTTGCGTGTCGTCTGGCAGTCGCGATGGGGACTACCAATTGGCTACTCAGTTAGTTCGGAAGAGCTCGCGCTTCAGCTTGACCAAATGGGGGTTGATTTGTTTCATCGTCCGACACCGTGGCACATGCCAGCAAATATTACCCATCCGCGACTACGGGAGATTTCGGCGCGTCCGGTTCCTGACGGGATACCGCAGATAAGCTACGATCAGGCAGACTTGTTTTATCTTGATCATCGTGGCTATCGCATTGGCTACACGATGCTTGAAGTAAATGGATTACCTGGTGATTGGGTAGCAGCATGCAATCGGATGGATGAAATCTGGACACCAAGCCACTGGGGCGTTGAAACGTTTGCAGATGCTGGTGTGATTCGTCCTTTGTACGCGATGCCACTTGGCTATGATCCAACCCACTTCCATCCGCACGTGCCAGCTTACCAGATTGGGAATCGCTTCACATTTCTTTCGGTCTTTGAGTGGGGAGAGCGAAAAGCACCAGAGCTTCTGCTGCGTGCATACGTAAGTGCATTTAGTAAACACGATGATGTGCTTTTGATTTTACGAATCAATAATTTTGATACCTCCATCAGTGTTTCCAGTCAAATTGCGAACTTGAAGTTACCAGAAGATGGCCCAGTTATTGCCATCCTCTACAATCAATACCTGTCACGTTCACAACTGGCCTCTCTATACCGCAGCGCTGACTGCTTTGTACTGGCAAGTCGTGGTGAGGGTTGGGGTTTGCCCATTTTAGAAGCAATGGCCTGTGGTGTAGCAGTCATTGCTACAAACTGGAGTGCGCAGACAGAATTTCTTCATTCAGGCGTTGGCTATCCACTACGAGTGCGTGCCATGATCCCAGCAAAGGCGAAGTGTCCTTACTATGTTGGCTGGTCGTGGGCCGAACCTGATTTGGATCATCTCATTTACCTGATGCGATACGTCTACGAACATCCTGATGAGGCAAGGGCAATTGGCGCCGCAGCAGCAGCAGAAGTCGCCCAGCGTTGGACGTGGAACCATGCC